The Triticum aestivum cultivar Chinese Spring chromosome 4B, IWGSC CS RefSeq v2.1, whole genome shotgun sequence sequence CCATCTACGAGCACGTGCCGCCGGCGGGCGCCCGCCGCCACCCGTCGGCTCCGCAGTACGTCGTCGCCCTGCGAGGGACCATGCTGAAGCACCCCGACCCCTTCAAGGACCTATGGCTCGACCTCAAGGTCATGGCCAACACCCTGCACCGGTGCAGGCGCTCCGAGCGCGCGCGCACGGAGGTCGAGGCGCTCCTCGGCGCCGGCTGCAGCCCCGTGTGGCTCACCGGGCACTCGCTCGGAGCGTCCCTGGCGCTGGACGTGGGGCGGAGGATGATGGCGGACAAGGGGGTGAGCCTCCCGACCTTCCTCTTCAACCCGCCGCAGGTGTCGCCCGCGCCGGTGATCAACGCGCTGCACCCGACGGAGGTGGGCAAGAGGGACCTGTACGCCACCAGCTATGTCTTGAAGGCCGGCCTCGGGCTCGTCCTCAGCCCCCACCGGAAGCGCATGGAGGCCCTGTTCCAGAGGCTGGCACCGTGGGCGCCGCAGCTGTACGTGCACGACAGGGACGTCGTCTGCCTGGGTTTCATCGACTACTTCCAGCAGCGGCAGCAGTTTCAGGAGCGCTTCCGCGGCGTGGCCAGGTCGGCGATGACGCTGTCGTACCGTGACATGCTCTTCTCCTTGGTAGGCACGGACAAGGAGCGCCCACATCTCCTGCCTTCGGCCATGCTCGTGAAGAACTCCAGTGACTGCGACGCCCACGGGCTCGAGCAATGGTGGAAGCCAGACAGCGAGCTCAACTTGAGCGCCAAGCGTTACAGCTATCCTGGAGCATAAACCCCTCCCTTCCCTACCACGCTGTGTGCATCGTAAATGTATTCCTAATTAATTTGTGCTACATTTACATTGCATTCTCGTATACGCACTCCACATGCTATGCTAAGGGCAACTCTAACTGATCCCCTCTAGAACCATCATAGCAGccacgaaaagaaaaaaaatgacgaATCACTGCGACGAGCGTTAGTGTCAAGTTCAGAGGTTTCTTCGGTCTTgattgtaattttacttcttggctACTGTTCCTTTGTGCAAAGGCTAGCGATTTGCTGTCTTTTCAGTTTTACCAGGTCGGTTTATACGTTTTTTTCTCGAAAAGGGAGActccccgacctctgcatcagaTCGATGCATACGGCCAACTTTATAAATAAGAaaataggttcaacaaggtcttaaagtctgAAGCAAAAGTAAAGGCAAGCTCACATAGAGCCACATGGCCAAAAACACAAAAGCCAAAAGGCCACAACTGGCTGGCATAAGAAAGATaagaaaactaattgcctatcctattacatgaccgccatccattccggttgaagatatcccgtgctaccatctcccaccggatcgatccagtaaccaaacgctccctggcctccgccagagtgagtagcgaccacatacggatcaacgcagtggcccagaagataacctgcaaaaaatgaatatttattgttctgttaaaaaccaaatcatttctgcagttccaaattgcctaCAATAAAGCACATACCCCTACGCGAATGTGTCTAGCCGTTTCGGACTCTATCTCaataagccacgttccaaataacgtgctGACAAAATTcgaaggagtaatgttaaaggcaatttgcaccgtCCGC is a genomic window containing:
- the LOC123090303 gene encoding GDSL esterase/lipase At4g10955-like; the encoded protein is MVMWRVLVALFDQVEGLQLLEALVEAGNVVSQQVLEKLVRSNALPTASKMDADADDRFHLSGPTHMMPGAGAVRSLATTTMMIDWDNEEHRRCIAASIVKGTYILEDDRNTCRLLVGEALAPAWWESFHFRIVKVLKDDCDRKGEHKFIFGAIYEHVPPAGARRHPSAPQYVVALRGTMLKHPDPFKDLWLDLKVMANTLHRCRRSERARTEVEALLGAGCSPVWLTGHSLGASLALDVGRRMMADKGVSLPTFLFNPPQVSPAPVINALHPTEVGKRDLYATSYVLKAGLGLVLSPHRKRMEALFQRLAPWAPQLYVHDRDVVCLGFIDYFQQRQQFQERFRGVARSAMTLSYRDMLFSLVGTDKERPHLLPSAMLVKNSSDCDAHGLEQWWKPDSELNLSAKRYSYPGA